One part of the candidate division WOR-3 bacterium genome encodes these proteins:
- a CDS encoding methyl-accepting chemotaxis protein: MKEKILKNFFYGFRKKLFLTFFPYTLIIIISFALFFLFYMRDTARKNIISYSDTLAKITIERIKLSLLFEDSLLIKNILKELIKNENIIYIAVYSGDSLKKFYEVGEEPKKAHFEKQTGKDCITCHRKKEKNVFSEKEKYLDMIYPIVPPEDKSPIGFLRLVTSKKDIVEAEKRASFAAFIFSIIFLMVGGLISFILSMILINPINIFKNKLKEIAEGEADLRVTIKLDGKDEFSEMAIFFNEFINKLRINVSKTLETSEKIREFSENISSATQELTASSNEVTDTVQKMASLASETASSVIDASKSVKEILELSLSTSEESREMEELEKDALLFTRKGREVSEMVMQKLTEMQNDITSLRNNIETLSQMLRGVREITESIQGFMKRTNLLSLNAYIEAARAGEYGKGFAIVAQEIRKLAEDSRISSIKIQEIVENINQGMQETLNAMKKVNETLLSSRDIIFDAVSQLKKIADQTEEAMERTSKIAKLSQKEREEIEKLAKFMDRVGEMSESVSVSSEQIAASMEEQLASMEEITATVSELGKLGDELKLLLGKFKV, translated from the coding sequence ATGAAGGAAAAAATTTTAAAAAACTTTTTTTATGGATTTAGAAAAAAATTATTTTTAACCTTTTTCCCATACACCCTTATTATAATAATTTCCTTTGCTCTGTTTTTCCTATTTTATATGCGGGATACAGCAAGAAAAAATATTATAAGTTATTCTGACACCCTTGCAAAAATTACAATTGAAAGAATAAAACTCTCCCTTTTATTTGAAGATTCACTTCTTATAAAAAACATTTTAAAGGAACTCATTAAAAATGAAAATATAATATACATAGCAGTTTATTCAGGAGATTCTTTAAAAAAATTTTATGAAGTAGGAGAAGAACCTAAAAAAGCACATTTTGAAAAGCAAACAGGTAAGGATTGCATCACCTGTCACAGAAAAAAAGAAAAAAATGTATTCTCAGAAAAAGAAAAATATCTTGATATGATATATCCAATAGTTCCACCTGAGGATAAATCTCCTATAGGATTTTTAAGACTTGTAACAAGCAAAAAAGATATTGTAGAAGCAGAAAAAAGAGCTAGTTTCGCAGCTTTTATCTTTTCAATCATTTTCCTCATGGTTGGCGGATTAATTTCCTTTATCCTTTCAATGATACTTATAAATCCAATCAACATATTTAAAAACAAATTAAAAGAAATTGCTGAAGGTGAAGCGGACTTAAGAGTTACAATTAAACTTGACGGGAAAGATGAATTTTCTGAAATGGCAATTTTCTTCAATGAATTCATAAACAAATTAAGGATTAATGTATCAAAAACCCTTGAAACATCAGAAAAGATTAGAGAATTTTCAGAAAACATTTCAAGTGCAACTCAAGAATTGACAGCATCATCAAATGAAGTAACAGATACAGTTCAAAAAATGGCCTCCCTCGCCTCAGAAACTGCATCAAGTGTTATAGATGCTTCAAAATCAGTTAAAGAAATTTTAGAGCTTTCTCTTTCAACATCTGAAGAATCAAGGGAAATGGAGGAATTGGAAAAAGACGCACTTCTTTTTACAAGAAAGGGAAGAGAAGTTTCAGAAATGGTTATGCAGAAATTAACTGAAATGCAAAATGATATAACATCTTTAAGAAATAATATTGAAACCTTATCGCAAATGTTGAGGGGAGTAAGAGAAATAACTGAAAGTATTCAAGGGTTTATGAAAAGGACTAATCTCTTATCTTTGAATGCTTACATAGAAGCTGCAAGGGCTGGAGAATATGGTAAAGGTTTTGCCATAGTGGCACAGGAAATAAGAAAATTGGCCGAAGATTCAAGAATTTCTTCTATAAAAATTCAGGAAATAGTGGAAAACATAAATCAGGGTATGCAAGAAACTTTGAATGCAATGAAAAAGGTAAATGAAACCCTTTTAAGTTCAAGAGATATTATATTTGATGCAGTTTCTCAACTTAAAAAAATAGCTGACCAGACTGAGGAAGCAATGGAAAGAACAAGTAAAATTGCTAAACTCTCACAAAAGGAAAGGGAAGAGATTGAGAAACTTGCTAAATTTATGGATAGAGTGGGTGAAATGTCAGAAAGTGTATCTGTATCCTCTGAGCAGATAGCTGCAAGTATGGAAGAACAACTTGCATCAATGGAAGAAATAACTGCAACAGTTTCGGAACTCGGGAAACTCGGTGATGAACTTAAACTTCTTCTCGGTAAATTCAAAGTTTAA